Part of the Aggregatilinea lenta genome, TCTTCCTACCCCTCAACCGCGCGCACGCTCTGTGTGATCGTACCCTGCCACGTGCCGTCCGGTTCAAGATGCAGCGGCCAGACGTGCAAAGTCACCGTGCCCTGGTAGCCGCGCTCGAACCCGGCCTCGCTCATCGTCACCGTTTCGAGCGGCACGACCCACAGCGCACATGGATCGCTCAGTTCGGTTGTAACTGCGACCTTGCGCAGCATACTGGTGGTCGTGTGGCGCGTCACATCCTTATACGCAGCCACCGCCGCCAGCGACTTGTGCTCCTCGTCCTCGTTCACCGTCAAATGCGCGAAGTCCAGCAACTGTCCACCGTCGAAGCCCGTCGCCGTCTCGACCGCGAAACGCACGTCCACGGGCGCGTCCGACAGGTTGCGCACGGTATAAATGCACCGGAACGTGTCGCTGCCCTGCTGGAAGCTGAACGCCTTTGTCACGCGCATGGCCCGGTGATAGTCGCCCACCCAGGCGTGCCCGTCCCGCGTGAAGGTGACGGTCGTTTCTTTGCCGCCGCCCTGCACCTCGACATCGTAGGCCAGATTCACGAAATCGCCCTGCTCACCGTACCACATGCGGTAAAACGCGTCGAGCGTAGCGTCTGGTCGCAGAAAATGATCGATGAACGCGCCGCGCCGGTACCAGTCGGTCAGCAAATACTGTTCGATCCCCGGCTCCTTGACACGCACCATGTTGTGCTCGTCGTACCACACGCCCGCCTCGGCCATGTCCGGCGTGTAATAGCGGCCCTCGTGCGCCGCCGCGCGGATTTCGTCGTGATAACCTTCCTCGCGGCGCGTCATGACGTTGAGCAGGTTCACGCGCGCTGGGCGGTAATCCAGCTCCAGCAGCGCCCCGCCTGTGCTCGGCTTCCAGATGGCGTTGAAGTGCCCGCCCGTCATGACGACTTCCGGCAGGCTGTCCTTGTCGAAGTCGAACTCACGCACGGCGATCAGCGGATTTTCACCCTCGGCCAGCGCTTCAGCCTCGATCAGGTTAGCGTAGTTGGCAATGCGGAAGTTGAACAGGTACACGCCGCCGAACAACCCGTGCCAGTAGGCGTCGTTGGCCTGGGCGCGCCACAGCAAGTCCAGCGCGCTGTCGCGGGCCGGACCGGGCGGCATGGCGTGGACTTTTTCCGCCACGACCAGCATGCGCTTGTGCATCTGGTTTACTTCGTCGTACTTCACCATAAAGTTGCGCCAGATGCTGCCGCGCAGGTAGCGCAGCACGTCCTCCCGGCTCTGGTCCTCGAACTCGCGCTTGATGCGCTTCAGCTCGCGAAAGCGCTCGGGCGGCAGCGACCACTGCCCCATCTCGAAGTAGCTCGCGGTGGGCAGGTAGACTCGACCCAGCGCGGGGTACTGATCGACGTAATCGCATGGGCGGATCGTTTCCA contains:
- a CDS encoding alpha-amylase/4-alpha-glucanotransferase domain-containing protein — translated: MATSLFLSLVFHNHQPVGQFDHVNEHSVRMAYEPFVELMERHPAIKCGVHFTGSLLDYLVAHQQPLLARVRALVERGQLEVLSGGYYEPILATLPDEDKLGQITKLSRAVEDVFGMKARGMWLAERVWEPHLARPIARAGIDYVIIDDTHFEAAGYNKERDLFGYFVSEEQGDVVRVFPTLSYLRYAIPWDSVPNLMAWLQAQAAQSAPGTQPRIAFMGDDGEKFGVWPGTWEHNWGGGQYMETLFSALEAAGDWLETIRPCDYVDQYPALGRVYLPTASYFEMGQWSLPPERFRELKRIKREFEDQSREDVLRYLRGSIWRNFMVKYDEVNQMHKRMLVVAEKVHAMPPGPARDSALDLLWRAQANDAYWHGLFGGVYLFNFRIANYANLIEAEALAEGENPLIAVREFDFDKDSLPEVVMTGGHFNAIWKPSTGGALLELDYRPARVNLLNVMTRREEGYHDEIRAAAHEGRYYTPDMAEAGVWYDEHNMVRVKEPGIEQYLLTDWYRRGAFIDHFLRPDATLDAFYRMWYGEQGDFVNLAYDVEVQGGGKETTVTFTRDGHAWVGDYHRAMRVTKAFSFQQGSDTFRCIYTVRNLSDAPVDVRFAVETATGFDGGQLLDFAHLTVNEDEEHKSLAAVAAYKDVTRHTTTSMLRKVAVTTELSDPCALWVVPLETVTMSEAGFERGYQGTVTLHVWPLHLEPDGTWQGTITQSVRAVEG